A portion of the Deltaproteobacteria bacterium genome contains these proteins:
- the miaB gene encoding tRNA (N6-isopentenyl adenosine(37)-C2)-methylthiotransferase MiaB, with protein MPVVYLETYGCQMNLADTELLLGHLGRSGYARTDDPSAADVLLLNTCAIREHAQERVMSRLGELRHYKAGRPNVQIGLAGCLAQHLRDRLLASVPFLDFIVGPDSYRRLPELLAQGAAFVDVRLGREETYSDITPERADGVRAWISIMRGCDKFCSFCVVPYVRGRERSLPASAVLEQVRAAVAAGHREVVFLGQTVNAYRDGDVDFGELLRRASAGLERIRFTSPHPCDMTEAVIAAIAECDAVCPQLHLPVQSGADTVLARMERGYTTEQYLRLVERLRASKPGLALNTDIIVGFPGESEGDFEATLELMREVRYDNAFMFKYSRREHTKSFAWPETVSEAEKGRRLQAVIELQERIAAEINQELIGQSVPVLVEGPARRGEGWRAGKTPQFKTAVFAAGAATIARGTTVPVQVRSATAHTLVCELRGA; from the coding sequence ATGCCGGTCGTCTACCTCGAAACCTATGGCTGCCAGATGAACCTGGCGGATACGGAGTTGCTGCTGGGGCATCTCGGCCGCAGCGGTTACGCCCGCACCGACGATCCCTCGGCTGCCGACGTGCTGCTGCTCAACACCTGCGCCATTCGCGAGCACGCGCAAGAGCGGGTCATGAGTCGCCTGGGCGAGCTGCGCCACTACAAAGCCGGCCGGCCCAACGTGCAGATCGGCCTGGCCGGCTGCCTGGCGCAGCACCTACGCGACCGGCTGCTGGCGAGCGTTCCGTTCCTCGACTTCATCGTCGGTCCCGATTCCTACCGCCGCTTGCCGGAACTGCTGGCGCAGGGCGCTGCCTTTGTCGACGTGCGCCTGGGCCGCGAGGAAACCTACAGTGACATCACGCCCGAGCGCGCCGACGGGGTGCGCGCCTGGATTTCCATCATGCGTGGCTGCGACAAGTTCTGCAGCTTTTGCGTCGTGCCCTACGTGCGCGGACGCGAGCGCAGCCTGCCCGCCTCCGCCGTGCTCGAGCAGGTGCGCGCGGCGGTCGCCGCCGGCCATCGCGAAGTGGTCTTTCTCGGACAAACGGTCAACGCCTATCGCGATGGCGACGTCGACTTCGGCGAGCTGTTACGCCGCGCCAGCGCCGGGCTCGAACGCATTCGCTTCACCTCACCCCACCCTTGCGACATGACCGAGGCGGTGATCGCGGCCATCGCCGAGTGCGACGCCGTCTGCCCGCAGCTGCACTTGCCGGTGCAGTCAGGCGCGGACACCGTGCTGGCCCGGATGGAGCGCGGTTACACCACGGAGCAGTACCTGCGTTTGGTGGAGCGGCTACGCGCCAGCAAGCCGGGCTTGGCTTTGAACACCGACATCATCGTCGGTTTTCCCGGCGAGAGCGAAGGCGACTTCGAGGCCACGCTCGAGCTCATGCGTGAGGTGCGTTACGACAACGCCTTCATGTTCAAATACTCGCGCCGCGAGCACACCAAGTCGTTCGCCTGGCCCGAGACGGTCAGCGAAGCCGAGAAGGGGCGGCGGCTGCAGGCGGTAATCGAGCTGCAGGAACGCATTGCCGCCGAGATCAACCAGGAGCTGATCGGCCAGAGCGTGCCGGTGTTGGTGGAAGGCCCGGCCCGCCGCGGCGAGGGCTGGCGGGCGGGCAAGACCCCGCAGTTCAAGACCGCGGTATTCGCCGCCGGGGCGGCCACGATAGCGCGCGGCACCACAGTACCGGTGCAAGTCCGCTCCGCCACGGCCCACACCTTGGTCTGCGAACTACGGGGCGCCTAG